Below is a window of Pithys albifrons albifrons isolate INPA30051 unplaced genomic scaffold, PitAlb_v1 scaffold_45, whole genome shotgun sequence DNA.
TCGCTGCTGGGGAGTTCCAGGGGCAAAATATTTCCCTGCTGGACCTGCTGTTTTCCAAATATGTCCCTCAGGGGAAgcggcaggagctgctggagttgTACAGGGCAGGGATActgagcacagagcaggtgGCCACTGTGGTCACCACCATCGTGAACAGAACAGAAGCTGCAAATGCCAGAAATCCACACAGGGCAGTGGTGAGGGCAGGGGACAATGGAGATGATTTTTCAACACAATACACACACCTGGATGACATCCTGAAGTCCACCACCATCGATGTCCCAGCTGGGGAACTGCAGGGGAGGCAGGTCTCCCTGTGGGacctgctcttctccagctACATCTCCGAGGAGAAGAGGCAGGAGCTCTTGGAGCTGTACCATGAAACGTTATTAACTCTGGAGCAGATGACAACCATTGTCACCACTctcattaagaaaaaagaatctaCAGGCAGGAAATTCCAAATTACAGTCAAGAGTTCCAACAAGGACACTGTGAcagtggcaggagaggagggtaACCATTCCCCCAAAGAAGAATCGTGGGAAACAGCTTTGAAAACCACAGTGGTTGACATGGAAGTCGGGGAGTTTCGGGGCCACAAGGTCTCTGTGTGGGACCTGCTCCACTCCCACTATATCCCTGAGGAGAACAggaaggagctcctggagctgtaTGAGGCAGGGGAGCTGACCCTGGAGCAGGTGAAGACTGTTGTCACCACCGTTGTGACCAAGACAGTGGCAGCAAGGGCAGAGCAAGCCTCACCTGTGGGTGGTCCTGTTGCAGAGCCGATGGCCACAGAGTCTGAGCCCACCCCAGTGCAAGGGAACAAGGCCTGGGAAGAGACCCTGAAGACCACCACAGTTGAGGGCTCAGTGGGTGAGTTCCAGAGAAGACAGGTCTccctgtgggagctgctcttCTCCAACTACATCTCCGAGGAGAAAAGGCAGGAGCTCTTGGAGCTGTACCAGGCAGGGACATTGGCCTTGGAGCAGTTAATGCTGGTTGTCACCACTCTCATTAACAAAAAAGAATCTACAAGCCGGAAATTCCAAATTACAGTCAAGAGTTCTGACAAGGACACAGTGAcagtggcaggagaggagggtaACCATTCCCCCAAAGAAGAACCGTGGGAAACAGCTTTGAAAACGACAATGGTTGACATGGAGGTCGGGGAGTTTCGGGGCCACAAGGTCTCTGTGTGGGACCTGCTCCACTCCCACTATATCCCTGAGGAGAACAggaaggagctcctggagctgtaTGAGGCAGGGGAGCTGACCCTGGAGCAGGTGAAGACTGTTGTCACCACTGTTGTGACCAAGACAGTGGCAGCAAGGGCAGAGCAAACCTCACCTGTGGGTGGTCCTGTTGCAGAGCCGATGGCCACAGAGTCTGAGCCCACCCCAGTGCAAGGGGACAAGGCCTGGGAAGAGACCCTGAAGGTCACCACAGTCGAGGGCTCAGTGGGTGAGTTCCAGGGAAGACAGGTCTccctgtgggagctgctcttCTCCGACTACATCTCTGAGGAGAAGAggcaggagctcctggagctctaCCATGAGGGGACACTCACcatccaggagctgctcagcaccaccagcagcctCATGACCAACAGCCAGGAGAGGCACCTTGCAGCCCTTTCGCCCCAGACCGTGGATCTCCTGCGGTCCGAGGGCTCCTACATCACATTTGGGCCGtgccaggagcagagggtgTCAGTGTGGGAGCTCCTCTCCTCCAAACAAGTCTCCGAGTACAAGCGTGAGGCCCATCTGGACTCGTACGGCACTGGAGGTCTGACGGTGAACAAGATCACCATCACCACCACTGTCATCACGGGCCCCCAGCGCCAGAAGAGCCACCAGCGGCACCACTGACCCCCCCCAACCCCGGCAGAGCAGGGGGCTCAACCCCCTGGGCACCTGTGGGACTTTGCTGTCCATGTCCCTCCGTGTGTCACTCTGGTGACAGCAAACCCATGTGTGGAGCGGGATGGGCACCTGGTTAAAGTTCTGCTGTCTCACCCACCCCTGTGCTGAGATTTCTTTCACCCAGCAGAGCTTTCCTGGAGGGGTTCTGGGAGCCTGAGGTCTGGAAGCAGGGACTGACCAAGGACAGGGAGATGTGGGGCCATCACCCAAGTTGAGTGGGCTGGAGAGTGTTCCAAGTGGGGCAGAGACCTCagggaggggctgtgtgcagaacaaccccagccccaggagagcTACAGAGGGACAGACAACCTGTTTGGGACAGACACCCTCTGTTTGGGACAGGAGGGACCCTGGTCCTGCTGCGCAGTGGGGACAGCACATGAGGCTGTGGTGGCCGGTGGGGCATTGAGCCCTGACCTGTCCCTTGGCTCAGCTCCATGATGGGGTCATGGGggtctccaggctgctggaTCTCATGGCACATGAGCACGGAGGGACAGGGGCcctggtgccagggctgtggcaccTGTGACACTGAGAGGCTGCCAGGGGCACTCACAGGAACGGTGATGCCTCCACGGGGCATGAGGGCActgcacagagggcacagggggcttCTCCCATGTGCCCCAGGGACCCTCAAACCCCTCTGCCTGTGAaggtgtgtgtatatgtgtgtgtttgtgtgtctgtgtgtgttacATGAGGTTTgctctggctgtggcactgtATGTGTCTGCTGCCAACTGGTCAGGAGGGTGGCACTCAAACTGGACAAGCCCTCAGCTGGCTCCAAGGCCCCAGTccatccctcagcctgtccctcaGCTCATCCAATTCCTCCCCTGGTACCTtggctgtgcctctgcctctgACAGGACCCCCAGCCCAACCCATGGCTGCCACTCTCCAAGGCCAGGCTCCTTCCCTCCCATGCTCATCCCATCTCGTTTGCCCACGTCAATCCCACCACATCAGGGCCCATCTGTCCCCCTGCCACTCACAGTGCCGCAtcccctggagctgccagagctTCATCTGTCTTGCTGGAGTAGCAGGAGCTTCATCTGTCCTGCTGGCACAGTGCCAGAGCCACAGCAAGTGTCCCCCACAGCTGTGGGTGCTTCTGTAGAGGGTTCCACAGGCACAGAACTCCAAAGCCACATGAGAGCGCCAGAAGAGTTGGACACTGAGCTGTCCCTGGGACTGAATGAACAGTCTCATCCCTTCCACCCTCATGGTACATGTGGGCAGGCTCAGAGTCCTGGGTGTCACATGGAGCCCACAACCCTGGGGAGGACTGAGCCCTGCGAGGGGGGCACATGAAGGGGCTGGCACAGGTTCCCACCAGACTTgacccccagtgccagggctgaggagctgctccaaCAGTGGGATCTCACAAAACAACCAGTTCAGCAGTAATTTGGGTCTTCAGCAGCACAGATTTGTTCTTTCCACACAAAGGGAATGAGGATGCTGGAAATTCCTAGGaagggagcagagagcagaatgCCCTTTCCTGAGGTGCTCATTGTCCCATTCCATTGTCCCATCCCATTGTCCCATCTCatcacatcccatcccattttCCAATTCCATTTTCCCATCTTGTCCTATCCCATTGCCCCATCCAATTGTCCCATCCCACTGTCCCATCCCACTGTCCCATCCCGAAAAGACTCAGAGGACAAGAACGATGAAACACAGGAAAGGACAGGGAGGATGAGTGAACTTCCCAGAGGGAGAGATGCCCAGGGTGGATGGCACAACATCCAGAGGTGTGGGGATGTGCTCTGTGTCTATTCCAGCCCCAGGACTGTGGGTTGTTGCCAATCCAAGGAATTCTTCACAGTCCACATGGCTGGGCCTGCTGGAGGATGTCCTGGGAGCAAAAGTTTCCTGTGGACTCCCAAAGCATTTGGAGTAAGTCACGGAGGAAAACCCATCACTAAATAAGTCGCTTGTCatagtatcacagaatcatagaatagattgggttggaaaagccctccaagatcatcaagtccaacccttggtccatctccagtccctttaccagatcatggcactcagtgccacggccaagctcagctgaaaaacctccagggctggggaatccaccccctctctgggcagcccattccaatccctgagcactctctctgcaaagaatttttttctgctctccaacctcaatttcccctggcagagcttgagcccatcgtgcccccttgtcctattgctgagtgcctgggagaagagaccaacccccacctggccagaacttcccttcaggcagttccagacagtgctgaggtcacctctgagcctcctcttctccaggctaaacacccccagctccctcagcctctccccacagcacttgtgctccagtcccttctccagcctcgttgctcttctcagttgggttggaagggacctctgagattatcaaatccaatccttgatccaaccccactgtgatcactctggcactctgtgccctgggctggagaTCACagcggggttggatcaagacatgttggattctctgtccctggaggtgtttaagaggacactcgGTGCCacctccactcccttctccagcctcgttgctcttctctggccccgctccagcccctcaatctctttcctcaactgaggggcccagaactgaacacaacactcaaggtgtggcctccccaaggcagagtccaggggaagggtcactgccctgggcctgctggccacgctagtttggatccaggccaggatcccattggccttcttggccacctgggcacactcttggctcctgttgagcttcctgtcaatgagtccccccaggtccctttcctgcctggctgccacAAGTGGGACAGACTGTGACAATGCAGCCCCTGCCGTGTCCCTACTCCGGGCAGGGATTGGGCACCAGCACGTCCCACTGGCACTGGGACACTCCGAGGTGTTGGGAGATGTCGAATGGTGGGAGGGAGGACTCGCAGCCGGGGTTGGGAGCCCTCTGCGGGGACTCGgtgccagctccagcctgccCGAGGAGCTGGGAAGGCTCCAGATGCCTCCCGGGGACTCGGATTGCAATCCCACAGGAAGTGCTGAATTTCcaaaaaagcagctgaaagcaAACAGGACGTTGTGCGGGGCGAGAGCCGCATATATTTGCATAGTGAAAAGCTGGTTGCATAACAGAACAGGCTGAACAGTCTCCGAACGCTCTCcgaggagaggaggggaaaggaagggtCAGCCCGATGCTCCATCCCTGCGGGAATGTCGCTCCACAGCGGATGCACCGGGAAACTCCTCAGCtttgtgggagaaaaaaaggatgagAGCAAGAGCCCCGGGACGGGAATGACctgctggaaaaggaaagggaaaccaGCAAATCCCTCGCTGTGCCCACGGGCTGTGAGTGCAGGAGCAGGtgcagtgcctgcagcagcttttcctgctgagtgatcccagaatcacagaatcatggaatggtttgggtgggaagggaccagaccatccaattccaacccctgccatgggcagggacactttccagtatcccaggttgctccaagccccatccagcctggccttggacacttccaggaatgctCTGGACAAcccgtgccagggcctcaccaccctcacaaggaaaGAATTTATTCACAATATCCCATTTTaatctctccctttcccccttaaaaccattcccccttgtcctgtcactgttgTCACATGCaagaagtccctctccagggaGCCGTGGGGCCACTGACCCCCACAATGGTGCCATTGAGTGTGGGACATGGTGCCAGCTGGGCTTATCCCCCCACTGgagccccccagcccacccaggCACAGCCAAGGGCACTCCTAGGCCAGTGCTTTggatccctgcagcagcacttttcCAGGAATCCTATACTGGGCAGGGTCTGCTCTGCCTTGTCCAGCAGCCACAAACGTCCTCTGAGTGTTCAGCCCCATTTCTTTGCATGCAACTCCCCCATCAGCCAGACCAGACCCGCTCCTGGTTTCATGTTTGTCCCTGATAAGGCTGCCCTGGGCAATCTTATCTCCTGAAACGTCTgtcctgccagagctgctccagctctgcattCCCTCAGTTGTGTCTCTGCCCCTTTCCCACAACGAATCCATGTTTTTTGGCATGGCTGGTGCTcgggctgcacacacagcccaacCCCTGGCACCGTCTCCTCCTCTGGAAACACAtcctgggggagctggggacaCACCACGGCCTCAGGGCTGTGTTACCTGGGAGCCCACATCTCTCCCGAGGCTGCTGAACTCACACaggctttttcctctttaatcACTTCCAAACTGGGGCCGAATTCACGGTGCAACTGTTTGCTCAGTGACTCCAGGGCATGACTGTGCATTCGGGCCCATTCCTGATGGTCCCATGACTGTTCATTCAGCTTCAATGTCACCTGTTCCAGCCCTCTACTCTaccccagctcagctcactCACCTCACCTGGTATTTATTGACAGAGCTGTTGATGaaaatattgaattaatttGGCTGTGAGAGCCCTTATTGCCACTTACAACTCCCCTTCCAGCACACTCCAGTCTCTGAGGGACACAGGAATGTCTCTGGCCCACCTGAGCAGCATCAAGGCTCCCACAGGGCATAAAAGTTTCCTTTTGGCTTCACTGTGATCTCCAGATATGTGCAAATTGTCCTGGTTTGCCCACACAGCACAAAGCAATGGAGCCCCAGCGTGTTCCCAAACCCACAGGTGACAATGACAGCAGCTTCATGCCCCACCTGTCACCTTTGTCCTCATGGAAGGTGTTGActtgaagagaaaaaggaacaaacCAGCCTGTTATGGTGAAGCTTTGCTCTATTTTCAACTGAACTGACTCCACTTCTTTGTCTTCCTAAAAGCTCAGAAGAGTGTTTAAAGGCTGTTGGGACAGGGAACTCTCTGGTTTGATGTGACAGCCCAGGCTGTGAACTCCTCACAGTGTGACAGCCAAGGGAGGGGTTTCACCCCAAAGACTCTGGGCTGGGCACCCGTGGCTcccttcctcctcatcctcatcctcactgGGTGGGAGGGGCTCAGCCTGAAGTGTGTCATGAACTGTCCCCTCCTCACCTCACCAGGAACTGCCTGTCCTGTCACCCCcatccccagtgtcccccagggCCAGCATGGGGAGCAGGATGGGGGTCCTGGCTGGCTCTGCCTGAGGATGGGGGTCCTTTAGGGggccctggagagcagcagggccaCAGAGCGAAGGGGCCTGAAGAAACCAGCAGAGATTTCCATAATGTGGAGAACAGGGAAGAGCCAAACACAGGATTCAGGTTGGGGAGACCCTGAGTCCTGGGTGTGCTGTCCCCAAtcagagctctgcctgccatCGGATTCCATCCTGGTGAATGGGGCCAGGAGTTGGGAAACCCTGTCCAGGGCCCTGTGGAGCAGCTCCAAgccctctggctgctgcaggaacagcaggagagcagcaccagGCTCTGACAGAAAGCAGGTGCCCTTTGTGCGTGACCAGCCACAGGCAACAGGCACAATCCAGCCTCCAAAATGCAACCATCTGTCTCCAATAAACAATCATCCTGTTCCAAAATCCAGCCAGCTGTCTCCAAAATACAACTCAAAGACAACTATCCTACTATCCTACTATCCTACTCCCAAAGACAATCAGCTGCCTCGAAAATCCAGCTGTCCAGCTCTGGTGGTGGCAGCTGCTGACAGTGCTCCCTGATCCCCACCTCCTTTTGTCATCCCTgccttagaatcacagaatcacagaactgctgAGGTTGGAGAAGCCTCTGAGCccactgagtccaactgttccctggcactgccaaatccaccatcaacccatgtccccaagtgccacacagaatcctagaatggattgggttggaaaagcccttcgagatcatcaagtccaacccttggtccaactccagtccctttaccggatcatggcactcagtgccacggccaagctcagctgaaaaacatccagggctggggaatccaccccctctctgggcagcccattccaatccctgagcactctctctgcaaagaatttccttctgctctccaatttcccctggcagagcttgagcccatcgtgcccccttgtcctattgctgagtgcctgggagaagagaccaacccccacctggccagaacttcccttcaggcagttccagacagtgctgaggtcacctctgagcctcctcttctccaggctgaacacccccagctccctcagacaTCCCATTTTTAGCCATGGCCAGTTGCCCGTCCCCGCAGGCGCCCACGGCTCCCGTGGTCAGCCTCACCTCCGCCCCCGCGCCGGGCACACGCTGGCTCCCTTCCCGCTGCTGGAAACACTCATGGAAGAGCTGGAGACACGTTTGCTGCCCAgcaggggcacaggcagggctggaatgAGCAGGCTGAGTCATTGCCAAAGCCTGCAGCCCgtctgcagccaggcaggaaagggacctgggggcactgattgacaggaagctcaacatgagccaactgtgcccaggtggccaagaaggccaatgggatcctggcctggatccaaactagcgtggccagcaggcccagggcagtgacccttcccctggactctgccttggggaggccacaccttgagtgttgtgttcagttctgggcccctcagctcaggaaagagattgaggggctggagcggggccagagaagagcaacgaggctggagaagggactggagcacaagtgctgtggggagaggctgagggagctgggggtgtttagcctggagaagaggaggctcagaggtgatctcagcactgtctggaactgcctgaagggaagttctggccaggtgggggttggtctcttctcccaggcactcagcaataggacaagggggcacgatgggctcaagctctgccaggggaaattgaggttggagagcagaaggaaattctttgcagagagagtgctcagggattggaatgggctgcccagagagggggtggattccccatccctggaggtttctaaactgagcttggccgtggcactgagtgccatgatctggtaaagggactggagatggaccaagggttggacttgatgatctcggaggtcttttccaacccaatcaattctgtgattctcccaGCTCTGGATTCTTCCCTGCGCCTCTGGGGGACAGTGGGTGTGCTCCAAGATGTGAGAAGCACCTTTGGGAAACTGCTCTGCCCATCTCCTGGGATTGCTCTGATCCCAAGGCATTGGATTCCTGCTGTTCTGCCCCTGCTGAATTCACACTCCTGAGTTCCCGGTTGTCACCTGTGAGTCCCACACCTGCACAGGGGAGGCTGCAGATGAGGAGCGGCAGGACAGGGGAGGTCCCAGCCTGGAGTTTGAACTCAGGTCACACAAACAGATCGCTGAGGATTCCCATTCCCCCTCAGAATCCATGGACAAACACActgagagggacagagcagtggGGAGGTGTTTGTCAGATCCACGGAGCTGATTCGGCACCTGAACCTTCAACCCTGACACTGTTCGAGCTGTACAACAACACGTGACGTCACCACATCCCAGCCCCGTCCATCAAACAGGGATAAAAATAGACACATGCCAAGAGGGgcctcctggcagggagggaaggaatgaGATGCAGCTTCCCCCAGTCCTGGGCACCTCCAGTCCCAGTGCCCTGCAAAACCACCGCTCCCAGCATGGGGTGAGAGCTGGGGGGTGGCTCAGGGAGTAGTGGTCCCATGGCATAGCATTGCCAGAGAATTCCTGAAAGCTCCAGGGCCTGCAGAGTGTTCTGGAAAGGGATAAAATCAGACTGACCTTGAGAGGGCTCAAAAATCCCCCAGACTCCAGTAATTTAAAGTCAGAGTGATCTACACCTGGGACCCACATAAAGTACAGCATAAAGGAGCTCTGGGATGgctgcacatccctgtgggaTAAACCCCTCTGGAGCTTCATGTTTGGAAGCAGCTTTCAGACCCTTTGCACCCTCCCAGCTGTTCCATGGCCAACAGCACAGTGGGGTCCAAAGGTCCCAGTTCAAGCCCCGGTCCAGTGCCCAGGTCACCTGATGATGGGATGACACCAGACAGGACCCCAGTTCCTCCCATCCAAGTCCTGCCTTTGCCCAGGGATGGTGGAGCAGGAATGGGCCCTTCTCCCTTCCAGACAGTGGAGACAGAGATCTTGCCTCAAGGAGCAAATCCTCCCTGCCCGGCCTCCCACACACTGGAATCCTGGATGGAAACCAAAGTCTGAATATTTAGGCTCATAATCTCACTGCTGAGATCCCCGAACTCCTCAGCCAAGACTCTGACCCAAGTGGAGGGACTGAAGGTGTTCctgtgctcagggcagtggaGTTCAGGAAAGGAGAGACTGAAGGTAGGTGAGCTCTCCTGTCCTGCCAGCAGCATTCCCTCCTGGAGCCCTGTGGCAGGAGACATCGGACCTTCCCAGGGTCCCTGACTGCAAACTGGTGCTGAAAGAAGGTGAGGCCaagcagagggacaggacagagtCTGGGACAAAAGGtctctgcagctgccacagaGCGGGGGATTCCCAATGGAAACAGCCTTGTAGTGCTGGGTAAGGAAACACAGCCTGGGCAAGAGATATATGGAATAATGGAAATATTGGGGTTAGAAAAGCCCTCTGAGCCCAtgaagtccaaccattcccacagtcaaggccaccactgaccatgtcccc
It encodes the following:
- the LOC139685232 gene encoding epiplakin-like, which translates into the protein MSGRPGNNKPSNTGSNPIAGEHKEMGGGGSNFIAGVFIQAKNKKLSIYEAMMRGLLTPGTALVLLEAQAASGLLTDPTRNERLSVKAALASGLIGRDFYEKLLSAEGAVTGYTEPYTGHRISLFQAMKQEYIVREHAIRLLQAQLATGGIIDPERGHRVPVEVAFERGYFDQEMRQFLCDPENQTRSCFDPNTHENLTYVQLLRRCVPDPDTGLLMLQLMDKGSVLYQLNEDARRALQGARTTLSVGLFQGQSVTIWELLFSRYIPELQREELLRKYKAGTVTIPQMTTILTTTITRAEMGNGGLSSPTAKPNNKVRAAPPVQDTQSQEQQLRKSLKSATVHVAAGEFQGQNISLLDLLFSKYVPQGKRQELLELYRAGILSTEQVATVVTTIVNRTEAANARNPHRAVVRAGDNGDDFSTQYTHLDDILKSTTIDVPAGELQGRQVSLWDLLFSSYISEEKRQELLELYHETLLTLEQMTTIVTTLIKKKESTGRKFQITVKSSNKDTVTVAGEEGNHSPKEESWETALKTTVVDMEVGEFRGHKVSVWDLLHSHYIPEENRKELLELYEAGELTLEQVKTVVTTVVTKTVAARAEQASPVGGPVAEPMATESEPTPVQGNKAWEETLKTTTVEGSVGEFQRRQVSLWELLFSNYISEEKRQELLELYQAGTLALEQLMLVVTTLINKKESTSRKFQITVKSSDKDTVTVAGEEGNHSPKEEPWETALKTTMVDMEVGEFRGHKVSVWDLLHSHYIPEENRKELLELYEAGELTLEQVKTVVTTVVTKTVAARAEQTSPVGGPVAEPMATESEPTPVQGDKAWEETLKVTTVEGSVGEFQGRQVSLWELLFSDYISEEKRQELLELYHEGTLTIQELLSTTSSLMTNSQERHLAALSPQTVDLLRSEGSYITFGPCQEQRVSVWELLSSKQVSEYKREAHLDSYGTGGLTVNKITITTTVITGPQRQKSHQRHH